In the Shewanella sp. OMA3-2 genome, one interval contains:
- a CDS encoding SDR family NAD(P)-dependent oxidoreductase, producing the protein MALYPDLAGKVAVITGAGRLLGLGEAMAKRLAAEGCKVVITDVGQSEDKHLPASEIGTSAEMQQIVSEIKQQGGEASAFSCNVLKPEDVEAAVEFAVSQYGKVDIWINNAGIGYLMKPILDMDIDEWDTVLNVNLRGSFLGIKYAAKQMVKQGHGGKIINIGSQASKSAFPEASAYTTSKHGMTGLTWVAAIELGKHAINVNQICPNHITTGLGAWQNAHFSEVTGKGHDKYMQDMKDRIPLGRPGLQEDIAKACAFLCSEQSIYISGEAMNVSGGEEYH; encoded by the coding sequence ATGGCATTGTATCCAGACTTAGCCGGAAAAGTCGCTGTTATCACTGGCGCAGGCCGGTTGCTTGGGCTTGGTGAAGCGATGGCGAAACGCTTAGCCGCTGAAGGTTGCAAAGTGGTTATCACTGATGTTGGACAATCAGAAGATAAACACTTGCCTGCATCTGAGATTGGCACTAGCGCTGAAATGCAGCAAATAGTGAGTGAAATAAAACAACAAGGCGGTGAGGCCAGTGCGTTTTCTTGTAACGTGCTTAAACCCGAAGATGTTGAGGCCGCGGTTGAATTCGCCGTTAGCCAGTATGGCAAAGTTGATATTTGGATTAATAATGCCGGTATTGGTTATTTAATGAAGCCCATTTTAGACATGGATATTGACGAGTGGGATACCGTTTTGAACGTTAATCTTCGCGGCAGTTTTTTAGGGATTAAATACGCAGCTAAGCAAATGGTTAAGCAAGGCCATGGTGGAAAAATCATCAACATTGGCTCGCAAGCATCAAAATCAGCTTTTCCAGAAGCGTCTGCCTACACCACCTCTAAACATGGCATGACCGGCTTAACCTGGGTTGCGGCGATAGAGTTGGGTAAACATGCCATTAACGTTAATCAAATTTGTCCTAACCATATTACGACTGGGTTAGGCGCTTGGCAAAATGCGCATTTTTCAGAAGTCACTGGCAAAGGTCATGACAAATATATGCAAGACATGAAAGATCGTATTCCGTTAGGTCGTCCAGGTTTGCAGGAAGATATTGCTAAGGCTTGTGCCTTTTTATGTTCTGAGCAATCTATATATATCAGCGGCGAAGCAATGAACGTGTCTGGTGGTGAAGAGTATCACTAG
- a CDS encoding polysaccharide deacetylase family protein has translation MNQQYAWPKQAKLALSIVVNVEEGSEYSVKDGDPGMEPVDELQVHLRKPIRNYGNESNYQYGINEGGPRIIGLLDKYNIPATWTAAALSLERAPYLAEAIKRRGDETCSHGYRWIHQFRMDEAEEREFIQKAVTSIESTTGKRPLGWLSRYLLTPNTRRLLQEEGFLYHMDDYSADAPFWDDVEGSDKQMIIVPYALDSNDMKMWVAPSYTPDAWLKYAKDTFDTLYAEGAEQTRMMSLGLHLRIIGRPGRIWALEEFLRYVSSKSDIWFATRQQIAEHFAAQPVQKNKA, from the coding sequence ATGAATCAACAATATGCATGGCCAAAACAAGCAAAACTAGCGCTTTCTATCGTTGTAAATGTCGAAGAAGGCTCTGAGTACAGCGTAAAAGACGGCGATCCAGGAATGGAGCCCGTCGACGAATTACAGGTACATTTAAGAAAGCCTATCCGTAACTATGGCAACGAATCAAATTACCAGTACGGTATTAATGAAGGTGGCCCACGAATTATTGGTTTACTTGATAAGTACAATATTCCTGCAACCTGGACCGCTGCTGCGTTAAGTTTAGAGCGTGCTCCGTATTTAGCCGAAGCCATTAAAAGACGCGGTGATGAAACCTGCTCGCACGGCTATCGTTGGATCCACCAATTTAGAATGGACGAAGCAGAAGAGCGCGAATTTATTCAAAAAGCCGTAACCAGTATTGAAAGCACCACTGGTAAAAGACCTTTAGGTTGGTTATCGCGTTATTTATTAACGCCGAATACTCGCCGGTTATTACAAGAAGAAGGTTTTCTGTATCACATGGATGATTACAGTGCCGATGCGCCTTTTTGGGATGACGTAGAAGGCAGCGATAAGCAAATGATCATTGTGCCTTATGCGCTTGATTCAAATGATATGAAAATGTGGGTTGCGCCATCTTACACGCCTGATGCCTGGCTAAAGTATGCCAAAGATACCTTCGATACCTTATATGCCGAAGGTGCTGAACAAACTCGAATGATGAGTTTAGGCTTACATTTGCGCATTATCGGCCGACCTGGTCGTATTTGGGCTTTGGAAGAGTTTTTACGCTATGTCAGCAGTAAATCAGATATTTGGTTTGCCACTCGCCAGCAAATTGCTGAGCACTTTGCTGCTCAGCCCGTTCAAAAAAACAAAGCATAG
- a CDS encoding HpcH/HpaI aldolase/citrate lyase family protein, translating into MNAIRSLLFVPGSRSDRFDKALGAGADLICIDLEDAVLPDQKDSARTAVLDYIAKGNNQVCVRINPVNTDVGQQDLAAFSQSDVAYVMLAKCSSAADVKAAETAFANNNIQLIALIESLDGLTNAVEIAQSSTRLSALMFGGADMSAELRCDFSYEPLLFARSQLVFAAAKANLQLIDVPYIDIKDEAGLVEETQRIKALGYSAKAAIHPVQIATIHQVLTPTAEQVSYAEKVVAASDAAGGGVLVVDGRMIDRPIVLASQRILQVAALAH; encoded by the coding sequence ATGAACGCAATTCGTTCTTTATTATTTGTACCTGGTTCACGTAGCGACAGGTTTGATAAAGCCCTAGGTGCAGGTGCAGATTTAATTTGTATTGATTTAGAAGATGCGGTACTACCCGATCAAAAAGACAGTGCACGAACGGCTGTGCTTGATTATATCGCTAAAGGTAATAACCAAGTTTGTGTCCGGATTAATCCGGTAAATACCGACGTAGGCCAACAAGATTTAGCGGCTTTTAGTCAAAGTGATGTGGCATATGTCATGTTGGCAAAATGCAGCTCTGCTGCTGATGTTAAGGCTGCAGAAACAGCTTTTGCTAACAATAATATCCAGCTTATCGCTTTAATCGAAAGCCTAGACGGTTTAACCAATGCGGTTGAGATTGCTCAGTCTTCAACAAGACTGTCGGCATTGATGTTTGGTGGTGCAGACATGTCAGCCGAACTGCGCTGTGACTTTAGCTATGAGCCGTTGCTTTTTGCCCGTAGTCAACTGGTTTTTGCCGCAGCAAAAGCTAACTTGCAGCTGATTGATGTGCCTTATATCGATATTAAAGATGAAGCAGGTTTAGTAGAAGAAACCCAGCGGATTAAAGCCTTAGGTTACTCGGCAAAAGCGGCTATTCATCCAGTGCAAATTGCCACTATTCATCAGGTGCTAACTCCAACTGCTGAACAGGTTAGTTATGCCGAAAAAGTGGTAGCTGCTTCAGATGCCGCCGGTGGTGGTGTGCTGGTAGTCGATGGCCGCATGATTGACAGACCCATCGTTTTAGCATCACAACGTATATTACAAGTTGCCGCTTTGGCACATTAA
- a CDS encoding MaoC family dehydratase, protein MVQNVKKISENRYRETFGRYYEDFVVGDVYEHRPGRTITKTDNTWFTLLTMNTHPMHFDDEYAKGSEFGKCIVCSPLTVALMVGMSVTDVSQKAIANLGWDEIKMTYPLFEDDTLTAESEILEKRESKSRPGAGIVVTKSTGFNQDGKIVCTFKRTILIAKRGHSVEDQVNY, encoded by the coding sequence ATGGTACAAAACGTAAAAAAAATCAGTGAAAACCGTTATCGCGAAACGTTTGGTCGTTACTACGAAGACTTCGTCGTAGGCGATGTTTATGAGCACCGTCCAGGCCGCACTATCACTAAAACCGATAATACTTGGTTTACCTTATTAACCATGAACACTCACCCAATGCATTTTGATGATGAATATGCAAAAGGCAGTGAATTTGGTAAATGTATCGTGTGTTCGCCGTTAACCGTTGCGTTAATGGTGGGTATGAGTGTGACTGATGTAAGTCAAAAAGCCATTGCTAACCTAGGTTGGGATGAGATCAAAATGACTTATCCATTATTTGAAGACGATACCTTAACGGCCGAGTCTGAAATATTAGAAAAGCGTGAGTCTAAGTCGCGTCCAGGTGCCGGCATAGTGGTAACCAAAAGTACTGGCTTTAACCAAGATGGCAAAATAGTGTGTACCTTTAAACGTACCATACTTATCGCTAAGCGTGGCCATTCAGTTGAAGACCAAGTTAATTACTAA
- a CDS encoding acyl-CoA dehydrogenase family protein: MADIWTKEDELSILDMIDKWVENEVRPIAQEHDQNDTYPTDLVEQMKELGLFGATISQDYGGLGLPAAIYAKIVMKVSSAWMAPSGVFNSHLIQASAIERSGTDAQKEYFLPKMATGELRGAIALTEPNAGTDLQAIRSTAVRDGDDYIINGSKTWITNSLHGNVLAVLVKTDPNAKPAHRGTSLFIVETKDEQGNFKAGITVSKLKKFGYRSIDTCEVIFEDFRVPAANLIGGEEGKGFLQAIGGLELGRINVAARGAGIALGAMELAVRYAQERETFGKPICQHQAIQLKLGEMATKVEAARLLIEQAAAKFDAGERCDMEAGMAKYAGSEAGVFCANEAMRIFGGYSYSVEYDIERFYRDAMLMCIGEGTNEMQRIIIAKQLVERYKI, translated from the coding sequence ATGGCTGATATTTGGACCAAAGAAGACGAGCTATCAATCTTAGATATGATTGATAAATGGGTGGAAAATGAAGTTCGACCTATTGCACAGGAACACGACCAAAATGATACCTATCCAACAGATTTAGTCGAGCAAATGAAAGAGTTAGGTCTGTTTGGTGCCACTATCAGCCAAGACTACGGTGGTTTAGGTTTACCAGCAGCAATTTATGCCAAAATAGTGATGAAAGTCTCTTCGGCTTGGATGGCGCCAAGTGGGGTTTTTAACTCACACTTAATTCAAGCTTCTGCGATTGAGCGCAGTGGCACTGATGCGCAAAAAGAGTATTTTCTACCTAAAATGGCCACTGGTGAGTTGCGTGGTGCTATTGCCTTAACCGAGCCCAATGCCGGTACTGATTTACAAGCAATTCGTAGTACTGCTGTGCGTGATGGTGACGACTATATTATTAATGGCAGCAAGACTTGGATCACTAACTCGTTACACGGCAACGTGTTAGCAGTATTAGTTAAAACCGATCCAAATGCTAAACCCGCACACCGAGGTACCAGTTTATTTATAGTCGAAACTAAAGATGAGCAAGGTAACTTTAAAGCAGGGATAACGGTATCTAAACTGAAAAAGTTTGGTTATCGCTCTATTGATACCTGTGAAGTGATATTTGAAGATTTTAGAGTACCAGCGGCAAACTTAATTGGTGGCGAAGAAGGTAAGGGCTTTTTACAAGCGATTGGTGGCTTAGAGCTAGGCCGCATTAACGTGGCAGCACGTGGTGCTGGTATTGCGTTAGGTGCGATGGAATTAGCTGTACGTTATGCCCAAGAGCGAGAAACCTTTGGCAAGCCGATTTGTCAGCATCAAGCTATTCAATTAAAACTGGGCGAAATGGCAACCAAAGTCGAAGCAGCACGCTTACTAATTGAGCAAGCCGCAGCTAAATTTGATGCTGGTGAGCGCTGTGATATGGAAGCGGGTATGGCTAAGTATGCGGGCTCAGAAGCCGGAGTGTTCTGTGCCAATGAAGCTATGCGTATCTTTGGCGGTTACAGCTATTCAGTTGAATATGATATAGAGCGCTTTTATCGCGATGCCATGCTGATGTGTATTGGCGAAGGTACCAATGAAATGCAGCGCATTATCATTGCTAAACAACTCGTTGAACGCTACAAAATTTAA
- a CDS encoding CaiB/BaiF CoA transferase family protein translates to MKTLPLEGIRIIAVEQYGAGPYGSMFLADLGAEVIKIENPKIGGDVSRQTGPFFLGENDSYFFQTFNLNKKSLTLDLKSASGRAVFEKLVKTADAVTNNLRGDQPEKLGITYDKLKHINPKIVCGHLSAYGRDNDRASWPGYDYLMQAEAGLMSLTGEPDQPPARFGVSMIDFMTGAVASLGLTSALLGAHRTGQGRDVDVSLFDVALHQLSYPATWYFNQGHVTERLARSAHLATVPCQLYKTADGYIFLMAMTDKFWNVLVDLLDDATLKQERFATVAQRRDNRDLLTTEIDRALSAHNTDYWLEHLKGQIPCAPVLDMPQALQNPYIHDIGMVRTVNHPEKQDMQVLGCPIKVDGQRMAGKAAGPMGCDTNDLLSSLGYSATDIASLKADGAI, encoded by the coding sequence ATGAAGACACTTCCACTAGAGGGAATTCGTATTATTGCCGTAGAGCAATACGGTGCAGGGCCCTATGGATCAATGTTTTTAGCTGATCTAGGTGCCGAAGTTATTAAAATTGAAAATCCTAAAATTGGTGGTGATGTTTCTCGACAAACTGGGCCATTCTTTTTAGGTGAAAATGATAGTTACTTCTTTCAAACCTTTAACTTAAATAAAAAAAGTCTGACCTTAGATCTTAAAAGTGCCTCAGGTCGGGCGGTTTTTGAAAAACTGGTTAAAACAGCAGATGCCGTGACTAACAATTTACGTGGTGATCAGCCAGAAAAACTTGGCATTACCTATGATAAATTAAAACATATTAATCCGAAAATTGTTTGTGGCCACTTATCCGCTTATGGCCGCGATAATGATCGCGCTAGCTGGCCTGGCTACGACTATTTAATGCAAGCTGAAGCTGGCTTAATGTCACTAACTGGTGAACCCGATCAACCACCGGCACGCTTTGGTGTGTCGATGATTGATTTTATGACAGGTGCAGTGGCGTCATTAGGTTTAACGTCTGCGTTACTTGGTGCGCATCGCACCGGCCAAGGCAGAGATGTTGACGTGTCGTTATTTGATGTCGCCTTACACCAGTTGTCTTACCCAGCAACATGGTACTTTAACCAAGGTCATGTTACAGAGCGCCTAGCCCGATCAGCACACCTGGCAACAGTGCCTTGTCAGCTATATAAAACCGCTGATGGTTATATCTTCTTAATGGCCATGACGGATAAATTCTGGAATGTATTGGTCGACTTATTGGATGACGCCACATTAAAACAAGAGCGTTTTGCTACTGTGGCTCAACGTCGTGACAATAGAGATTTACTGACTACCGAGATTGACCGTGCACTTAGCGCACACAATACCGATTATTGGTTAGAGCATCTTAAAGGTCAGATCCCTTGCGCGCCAGTACTCGATATGCCGCAAGCGTTACAAAACCCGTATATCCATGATATCGGTATGGTGAGAACCGTTAATCATCCTGAAAAACAGGATATGCAAGTGTTAGGTTGCCCGATTAAAGTAGATGGCCAACGTATGGCTGGTAAAGCGGCTGGTCCTATGGGTTGTGATACGAACGATTTGCTAAGTTCGTTAGGCTATAGTGCTACTGATATTGCCAGTTTAAAGGCTGATGGCGCTATTTAG
- a CDS encoding Crp/Fnr family transcriptional regulator, with amino-acid sequence MTLDTSKVSIKTSLASCFGSNFQDLKGSHDFLEELASLAQEITVDENTYIFKEDEQSNFVYIPISGVIMLERSTARGSRHVFAFLFTGNLIGLSEFSFYTFSAKSLSNSTMVKINKSLIKNVFERHPQIAKRFHEYTNMVLNYILDQLFIMGQKTAHQRLALFLLDMVKRIGHGTQKFFLPMSRQDIADYLGMSLETTSRGFTSLKNKELISIESNYSITILNPKSLAEYADN; translated from the coding sequence ATGACGTTAGACACATCAAAAGTTTCTATTAAAACTTCACTCGCATCCTGTTTTGGCTCTAACTTTCAAGACCTAAAAGGTAGCCACGATTTTTTAGAAGAATTAGCCTCTTTGGCCCAAGAAATTACTGTTGACGAAAACACTTACATTTTTAAAGAGGATGAGCAAAGCAACTTTGTATATATACCTATTTCTGGCGTCATTATGCTTGAGCGCTCCACTGCTAGAGGGTCTCGCCATGTTTTCGCTTTTTTATTTACCGGCAACTTAATTGGTTTATCCGAGTTTTCATTTTATACCTTTAGTGCTAAATCATTATCTAACTCTACTATGGTAAAAATTAACAAAAGCTTGATTAAAAATGTATTTGAGCGCCACCCGCAAATTGCCAAGCGTTTCCATGAATATACTAATATGGTATTAAATTATATTTTAGATCAGCTTTTTATCATGGGCCAAAAAACGGCTCATCAACGATTAGCGTTATTTTTATTAGATATGGTCAAAAGAATTGGTCATGGCACACAAAAATTCTTTCTGCCCATGAGTCGACAGGATATTGCTGACTATTTAGGTATGTCACTAGAAACCACGAGCCGAGGCTTTACTAGCCTTAAAAATAAAGAGTTAATCTCGATTGAAAGTAATTACAGTATCACTATTTTAAATCCAAAATCTTTAGCCGAGTATGCAGATAATTAA
- a CDS encoding electron transfer flavoprotein subunit beta/FixA family protein has protein sequence MKILVPVKRVIDYNVKIRVKTDQSDVDLNNVKMALNPFCEIAVEEAVRLKEAGIASEVIVVSIGTNLVQEQIRTALALGADRGIHINTDQKLDSIHVARLLSKVIETEQPTLTILGKQSIDADNNQTAQMLAAITHYSQGTFASKVTVEADKVLVTREIDAGLQTIALTLPAIISTDLRLNEPRYASLPNIMKAKRKPIETLEASSLNVDLAPTFELLSVSAPAQRKGGVKLGSVAELVDKLKNEAKVI, from the coding sequence ATGAAAATACTGGTTCCGGTTAAACGAGTGATAGATTACAACGTAAAAATTCGGGTTAAAACTGATCAGAGTGATGTTGATCTTAATAACGTTAAAATGGCCTTAAACCCATTTTGTGAGATTGCTGTTGAAGAAGCGGTAAGACTAAAAGAAGCCGGTATTGCATCTGAAGTGATTGTGGTGTCTATAGGCACTAATCTAGTACAAGAGCAGATCCGTACCGCGCTGGCATTAGGCGCAGACAGAGGCATTCACATCAATACAGATCAGAAATTAGATTCTATTCATGTCGCTCGATTATTGAGTAAGGTTATCGAGACTGAGCAGCCAACGTTAACGATATTAGGTAAGCAATCTATTGATGCTGATAATAATCAGACAGCGCAAATGTTAGCCGCCATAACTCATTACAGTCAAGGTACCTTTGCTTCTAAAGTCACAGTTGAAGCAGATAAAGTATTAGTCACCCGTGAGATTGATGCAGGGCTTCAAACTATCGCACTCACTCTACCAGCCATTATTTCAACTGATCTTAGACTTAATGAGCCTCGTTATGCGTCTTTACCTAATATTATGAAGGCAAAAAGAAAGCCGATTGAAACGCTTGAAGCTAGCAGTTTGAATGTGGATTTGGCTCCAACCTTCGAGCTGTTATCTGTCAGTGCGCCTGCACAGCGAAAAGGTGGCGTTAAATTAGGCTCTGTAGCAGAGCTCGTTGATAAACTAAAAAATGAAGCGAAGGTGATCTAA
- a CDS encoding electron transfer flavoprotein subunit alpha/FixB family protein: MSILVIAEYNAEMDLTNLRKSVKAAQHIGSTIDILVTGADTSAFAAAASHISGVNRVVMVEDSVLGQPLAENHALVITKFSDDYEHFIFAATSWGKDVAPRVAGTLNVAQFSDVIDIESADVFVRPIYAGNAIAKVKACCAKKVLTIRGTAFPEAELGDSAAEIKMVSLGATNNSADAGLSRFVSEELSKSERPSITAASIIISGGRGMQNGENFSILERVADKLGAAVGASRAAVDAGFVSNDMQIGQTGKVVAPSLYIAVGISGAIQHLAGMKDSKVIVAINKDEEAPIFQIADYGLVGDLFDIMPELEAAL; encoded by the coding sequence ATGAGTATTTTAGTAATAGCTGAATACAATGCAGAAATGGATTTAACTAATTTACGTAAATCAGTTAAAGCAGCCCAGCATATAGGCTCGACTATCGATATTTTAGTGACGGGTGCAGACACCAGCGCTTTCGCTGCAGCGGCCAGCCATATTAGCGGCGTCAATCGAGTTGTGATGGTGGAAGATAGCGTTCTTGGCCAACCATTAGCTGAAAATCATGCCTTGGTTATTACTAAATTTAGTGATGATTATGAGCACTTTATTTTTGCCGCAACCAGTTGGGGTAAAGATGTTGCTCCGCGGGTAGCAGGTACCTTAAATGTGGCTCAGTTCTCAGATGTCATTGATATTGAAAGCGCAGATGTGTTTGTTAGGCCAATCTATGCTGGCAATGCCATTGCTAAAGTGAAAGCCTGTTGTGCGAAAAAAGTATTAACTATTAGGGGCACAGCCTTTCCTGAAGCAGAGTTAGGTGATAGCGCTGCAGAAATTAAAATGGTTAGTTTAGGTGCCACTAATAATAGTGCCGATGCTGGTTTATCCCGTTTTGTTAGCGAAGAACTATCAAAATCAGAGCGACCTTCAATTACGGCTGCCAGTATTATTATTTCCGGTGGTCGCGGTATGCAAAATGGGGAGAACTTTAGCATCCTCGAACGTGTAGCAGATAAACTTGGTGCTGCGGTTGGCGCGTCTAGAGCTGCTGTTGACGCGGGTTTTGTGTCAAACGATATGCAAATTGGCCAAACCGGTAAAGTGGTGGCACCCAGTTTATATATCGCTGTTGGTATATCGGGTGCTATTCAGCATTTGGCTGGGATGAAAGATTCAAAAGTTATTGTTGCTATTAATAAAGACGAAGAAGCGCCTATTTTCCAAATTGCAGATTATGGTTTGGTTGGTGACTTATTCGATATTATGCCTGAGTTAGAAGCGGCACTGTAA
- a CDS encoding DUF1838 family protein — MRFKNLVLMVALSTLASCTQAEQNKKLDLSDSVDSYKAMLRVVGNLDGSAVYKDWDATIMMVLPGEKPKPILRTIGYNAGRMIAKEDGSYEWVTREVSYYVDLKTGEIINQWHNPISNKTVCVLDVVNDPVSNAFPSPGSKNNPFAAFSQFDVMGDVAALRWDVPLKYPNALQPKEHPAESTGENYVASEHFIFFANKEDLEQTNSTSTNTHYSWARTGPWLPWMELGQTEGYLIYSGHGNKYHSFDELSSQLKEYTLKHYPTFTDAPTSFYQPNETSWTYYLKQKKAGKLKTNCN, encoded by the coding sequence ATGCGGTTTAAAAATTTAGTGCTTATGGTTGCATTGTCAACATTAGCCTCATGCACACAAGCAGAACAAAATAAAAAGTTAGATTTATCTGACTCCGTTGATTCGTATAAAGCGATGTTAAGAGTTGTTGGCAACTTAGATGGTTCGGCAGTATATAAAGACTGGGATGCGACTATCATGATGGTGCTTCCTGGTGAAAAGCCTAAGCCTATTTTACGTACTATTGGCTATAACGCAGGTCGTATGATTGCCAAAGAAGATGGCAGTTATGAGTGGGTAACACGTGAAGTGTCATACTATGTCGATTTGAAAACAGGTGAAATTATTAATCAATGGCATAATCCGATTTCAAACAAAACGGTTTGTGTTCTAGATGTGGTCAATGACCCCGTCAGTAATGCTTTCCCTTCGCCAGGTAGCAAGAACAATCCTTTTGCCGCTTTTAGCCAATTTGATGTTATGGGTGATGTCGCCGCCTTACGTTGGGATGTACCGTTAAAATACCCTAATGCATTGCAACCAAAAGAGCATCCTGCTGAGTCTACCGGTGAAAATTATGTGGCTTCTGAGCACTTTATATTCTTTGCTAATAAAGAAGACTTAGAGCAAACAAATAGTACTTCAACGAATACTCATTATTCATGGGCTAGAACAGGTCCTTGGTTACCTTGGATGGAGCTAGGCCAAACAGAAGGTTATTTAATCTATAGCGGTCATGGTAATAAATACCATTCATTTGATGAACTTTCTAGTCAGTTAAAAGAGTATACCTTAAAGCATTATCCGACATTTACTGATGCACCGACTAGCTTTTACCAGCCTAACGAAACCAGCTGGACTTACTACTTAAAGCAAAAGAAAGCCGGTAAGTTAAAAACTAACTGTAACTAA
- a CDS encoding FAD-binding protein codes for MASLLSVKQWDIETDVLVLGFGLAGASAAIEALDADPNVKVTICEKNPEKYAGGNSRAAGQSLLIAKNPTALKAYQKSMSTSNPIPEEMLDEWAIRMSQLEPWIQARAEEVGSQYIRGTGFTDRDAVLEFPELGAEDAVTYTATILPIPAGVWLAFKKNVDKRAVDVLYNSPVKDLIQDPDTLEVFGAVIEQDGVLKNVKAKRGVIMAVGGFEANLDMQRNYCGYEEIFPLGNPANTGDGIHILQKAGADMWHMRNKGQSGGIWPGLQVPGYKTVFLRNLFWQSYSWVEIAADNKRFYNETAELQLTHYKEKKHKHWVDTPHINAGPIHMIFDETTREYNCLALKAFTWNIAAENLDWSDDNLVEIEQGLITKADTIEELAVKIGRDPAEVSAEIQKYNDACAAGEDKEFSRIPITLQPIIKAPFYGVKIVPAVVCTGGGWTEKYRIRSVKSGR; via the coding sequence ATGGCAAGTTTATTATCTGTAAAACAGTGGGACATTGAAACGGATGTCTTAGTGTTAGGGTTTGGTTTAGCAGGCGCCAGTGCGGCAATTGAAGCATTAGACGCCGACCCAAATGTAAAAGTCACTATTTGTGAAAAAAATCCCGAAAAATATGCTGGCGGTAACTCCCGTGCTGCAGGGCAATCATTGTTAATTGCAAAAAATCCAACGGCACTTAAGGCCTATCAAAAGTCCATGAGCACATCGAATCCTATTCCTGAAGAAATGTTAGATGAATGGGCAATTCGCATGTCACAACTTGAGCCTTGGATCCAAGCCCGCGCAGAAGAAGTGGGCTCGCAATATATACGCGGAACAGGCTTTACCGATCGTGACGCTGTATTAGAGTTTCCAGAGCTGGGGGCGGAAGATGCGGTTACTTACACCGCAACTATTTTGCCTATTCCTGCAGGTGTGTGGTTAGCGTTTAAAAAGAACGTCGATAAACGAGCTGTAGACGTTTTATATAACTCACCGGTAAAAGATTTAATTCAAGATCCAGACACGCTTGAAGTATTTGGTGCCGTCATCGAGCAAGATGGGGTATTAAAAAACGTAAAAGCCAAGCGTGGCGTCATAATGGCAGTTGGCGGTTTCGAAGCTAACTTAGATATGCAGCGTAATTATTGTGGTTATGAAGAGATCTTCCCATTAGGTAACCCAGCTAATACTGGCGATGGTATTCATATTTTACAAAAAGCCGGTGCCGATATGTGGCACATGCGTAACAAAGGCCAGTCTGGCGGTATTTGGCCAGGGCTACAGGTGCCAGGTTATAAGACTGTATTCTTGCGTAACTTATTTTGGCAAAGCTACAGCTGGGTGGAAATTGCCGCTGATAACAAGCGTTTTTACAACGAAACCGCTGAATTACAGTTAACGCATTATAAAGAAAAGAAACATAAGCATTGGGTAGATACACCGCATATTAATGCTGGCCCAATTCACATGATTTTTGATGAAACCACGCGTGAATATAACTGTTTAGCGTTAAAAGCCTTTACTTGGAATATTGCAGCAGAAAACCTTGACTGGAGTGACGATAACTTAGTTGAAATTGAGCAAGGCTTAATTACTAAAGCCGATACAATTGAAGAGTTAGCGGTAAAAATCGGTCGCGACCCAGCAGAAGTAAGTGCTGAAATACAAAAGTATAATGATGCCTGTGCTGCAGGAGAAGACAAAGAGTTCTCACGTATTCCTATTACATTGCAACCTATTATTAAAGCGCCATTTTATGGTGTGAAAATTGTGCCGGCTGTAGTGTGTACAGGGGGGGGGTGGACGGAGAAATATAGAATCAGAAGTGTTAAGTCCGGTCGGTAA